The following proteins come from a genomic window of Diorhabda sublineata isolate icDioSubl1.1 chromosome 7, icDioSubl1.1, whole genome shotgun sequence:
- the LOC130447108 gene encoding jerky protein homolog-like, translating into MCKLGKEYGVGRATIHDLKKKRQKIVDHVKTMESGPGKRKTLKVGDCPKMENALYLWFIHRRSKHTRISGEILKAKAIEFYKKITQKDDFRASDGWLDKFKKRFGIRLLTISGEKLSSNESAVQPFVEHFKNKVEELGLLPDQIYNADESGLFWRLLPNKTFVSAEEASAPGRKVSKDRITFMPCSNATGTLEFSRTFVCQSATRMVS; encoded by the coding sequence ATGTGTAAATTGGGAAAAGAATATGGTGTTGGGCGTGCTACTATACACGATCTTAAGAAGAAAAGGCAAAAGATAGTAGACCACGTTAAGACAATGGAATCAGGGCCAGGAAAGCGTAAAACACTAAAAGTTGGCGATTGTCCAAAGATGGAAAACGCTCTTTACTTATGGTTCATACATCGGCGTTCTAAACACACTCGTATATCTGGAGAAATTCTGAAAGCCAAAGCAATcgaattctataaaaaaattacccaaAAAGATGATTTTCGTGCGAGCGATGGATGGCtggataaatttaaaaaacgatTTGGTATCCGTCTATTAACCATATCGGGTGAAAAATTATCAAGCAACGAATCTGCAGTACAGCCTTTTGTCGagcattttaaaaacaaagtagaAGAACTGGGTCTTCTTCCTGACCAAATCTATAACGCAGACGAGAGTGGTCTGTTCTGGAGACTGTTGCCCAATAAAACGTTCGTATCTGCTGAAGAAGCAAGTGCACCAGGTCGTAAAGTGAGTAAAGATAGAATCACATTCATGCCGTGTTCAAATGCTACTGGAACACTGGAGTTTTCAAGAACATTTGTCTGCCAGTCTGCTACAAGAATGGTTTCATAA
- the LOC130447109 gene encoding jerky protein homolog-like yields MKRSNLPIKALLVLDNAPGHPNEQELQSSDGNIQAIFLQPNCTRLLQPKDKNVIQKIKSLYKNKLLIHIISHDGDVTQSLKGLNLKVDAWKSVSLNLIQSSWKKLWPTMIDVSETEETNEWDTEDDVPIADWVQNLSEKGLETSEENLNSWFEGIEGTEEIMTDEEIVCEAVQEESSVEILEPPTTTTVVRVKPDEALICFNTCITWAEENGISAKDITILRNKREKVFKARTTSCTKADLN; encoded by the coding sequence ATGAAAAGATCAAACTTGCCTATAAAAGCTTTACTCGTACTTGACAATGCTCCAGGCCACCCAAATGAACAAGAACTTCAATCAAGTGATGGGAATATCCAAGCCATCTTCCTACAACCAAACTGCACACGTTTACTGCAGCCGAAAGATAAAAAtgttatccaaaaaataaagtctttgtataaaaataaattgctgaTCCATATTATATCTCACGATGGTGATGTAACGCAGAGCCTTAAAGGATTGAATTTGAAGGTTGATGCCTGGAAGTCTGTTTCTCTTAACTTAATCCAATCTTCATGGAAAAAGTTGTGGCCTACTATGATTGATGTAtcagaaacagaagaaacaaatgAATGGGATACTGAGGATGATGTGCCTATTGCCGATTGGGTTCAAAATCTATCAGAAAAAGGATTGGAGAcaagtgaagaaaatttgaattcttggTTTGAAGGAATCGAAGGAACAGAGGAAATTATGACTGATGAAGAAATTGTATGTGAAGCAGTACAAGAAGAAAGCTCTGTAGAAATATTGGAGCCACCAACTACTACAACTGTTGTAAGAGTTAAACCAGATGAAGCATTGATTTGTTTCAATACCTGCATAACATGGGCAGAAGAAAACGGTATATCTGCCAAAGATATTACAATTCTTCGCAACAAGCGAGAAAAGGTTTTTAAAGCAAGGACTACAAGTTGCACAAAAGCAGACCTCAattaa